A single window of Populus nigra chromosome 17, ddPopNigr1.1, whole genome shotgun sequence DNA harbors:
- the LOC133677309 gene encoding NDR1/HIN1-like protein 1 produces the protein MSSKDCGSHGHRRRKIFRRIFAGILIFLLIVLIIILLVWAILRPSKPKFILQDATVYAFNVSSPNVLTSNFQVTLSSRNPNDKVGIYYDKLDVYATYRNQQITLRTAIPTSYQGHKEIDVWSPFIYGSAVPVSPYNSVALSQDQATGTVLLMIKIDGRVRFKVGTFISGKYHLNVRCPAYIQFGSRTSGIIVGENAIKYQLVTRCSVSL, from the coding sequence atGTCATCCAAAGACTGCGGCAGCCACGGCCACCGACGCCGAAAAATCTTCCGTCGAATCTTCGCCGGAATCCTAATCTTCCTCCTCATAGTCCTCATCATAATTCTCTTAGTTTGGGCCATCCTCCGTCcttcaaaaccaaaattcatCCTCCAAGATGCTACAGTTTACGCCTTCAACGTCTCATCTCCAAATGTTCTCACTTCCAACTTCCAAGTCACCTTATCCTCTCGCAACCCCAATGACAAAGTCGGGATCTACTATGATAAACTCGATGTTTATGCCACATACCGTAACCAACAAATAACTCTACGTACTGCCATACCTACTTCTTACCAAGGACACAAAGAAATTGATGTTTGGTCCCCTTTTATCTACGGCAGCGCCGTGCCTGTATCTCCGTACAATTCAGTTGCATTAAGTCAAGACCAAGCTACAGGAACTGTGTTGCTGATGATCAAGATTGATGGTCGTGTCCGATTCAAAGTTGGAACCTTTATTTCTGGGAAATATCATTTGAATGTTCGGTGTCCTGCTTATATTCAGTTTGGTAGCAGAACCAGTGGAATCATTGTCGGTGAGAACGCCATTA